In Leucobacter sp. CX169, a single genomic region encodes these proteins:
- a CDS encoding MurR/RpiR family transcriptional regulator, protein MNSDENGDLDRSLVSPRDRFGERFRTNLSAEGIQARVIESEVRSLTQTLDELAATGEMPRAAALILGARRRYIGGEGKAAAYAQLLNADLSATLSNVFLIDGLGLTPITVLTDVRSSDVLVVFSMRRYREETIRLGRLFHEAGGQLVVITDSEDAPLAPYASVLIRVHTGSASYADSPTAVAAVCHLLSTLTTASAKGARRRLSMRDKYAAELGLYRPDPDHEVPQE, encoded by the coding sequence ATGAATTCGGATGAGAACGGTGACCTTGACCGCTCCCTCGTGTCACCCCGCGACCGGTTCGGCGAGCGATTTCGCACGAACCTTTCCGCGGAGGGCATTCAGGCGCGCGTCATCGAAAGCGAGGTTCGATCGCTGACGCAGACGCTCGATGAGCTCGCTGCGACGGGCGAGATGCCGCGGGCCGCCGCACTGATCCTGGGTGCTCGCCGCCGCTACATCGGCGGCGAAGGGAAGGCCGCGGCGTACGCGCAGCTGCTCAACGCGGACCTGTCGGCCACCCTGTCGAACGTCTTCCTCATTGACGGGCTCGGGCTCACCCCGATCACCGTGCTCACCGATGTGCGCTCGAGCGACGTCCTTGTGGTGTTCTCGATGCGCCGGTATCGCGAGGAGACGATCCGGCTCGGACGGCTTTTCCATGAAGCGGGTGGGCAGCTGGTGGTCATCACCGACAGCGAGGACGCGCCGCTCGCCCCCTATGCGAGTGTGCTGATCCGCGTGCACACCGGATCGGCCTCGTACGCCGACTCGCCGACCGCGGTGGCCGCGGTGTGTCACCTGCTCAGCACGTTGACGACGGCGAGTGCGAAGGGCGCCCGTCGGCGTCTCTCGATGCGGGACAAGTACGCCGCCGAACTCGGCCTGTATCGCCCCGATCCCGACCACGAGGTGCCGCAAGAATGA
- a CDS encoding FAD-binding oxidoreductase, translating into MTGQHVIVVGGGLIGLCSAYSLLRDGHQVTIVERDRLGSGAATGNAGELTPQQVAPLASPNTARDVIAGVFTRSSYLSISALALPRLAGFGLGFLRSSGRVRARAGAVALAQFSDGLLPALHRMAADGIDTSGGGDGFLMTSSNEGILLAGHASYRARAANGWGTAPGEILRGEQLAAHEPALQPGVTGGFMLPGEFSLDPVTFTASMIAHVQAAGAQVRTGLEARRLGAGASVVCMDRTGAEVTVSGDRVVVAAGAWTTPILRRSGIRSAPVVSGKGYSYTVPVAQLPRTLIHAMDLHCVAIPMHGRLRIVGMMEFDGHPTRLNPARIEVLTRFASKLVADADWGARTEEWVGARPMTADGMPLLGAVAGRPEVIVATGHNMHGLSLGPVTGEVVASLIAGRAVESGGRPIDLSPFAVRR; encoded by the coding sequence GTGACGGGCCAGCATGTGATCGTCGTGGGCGGCGGCCTGATTGGTCTGTGCTCCGCTTACAGTCTGCTGCGCGACGGGCACCAGGTCACGATCGTCGAGCGGGACCGGCTCGGCAGCGGCGCCGCGACCGGCAACGCCGGCGAGCTCACTCCGCAGCAGGTGGCCCCCCTCGCCTCGCCGAACACTGCGAGGGACGTCATTGCGGGCGTGTTTACGCGCTCGTCCTACCTCTCGATCTCGGCGCTCGCGCTGCCCCGCCTGGCCGGCTTTGGCCTCGGGTTCCTGCGCTCCTCAGGCCGGGTGCGGGCGCGTGCGGGTGCCGTGGCGCTCGCGCAGTTCTCGGACGGGCTGCTGCCGGCGTTGCACCGGATGGCCGCGGACGGTATCGACACCTCCGGCGGTGGCGACGGCTTTCTGATGACCAGCTCGAACGAGGGGATCCTGCTCGCGGGGCACGCGTCGTACCGGGCGCGCGCGGCGAACGGGTGGGGGACCGCGCCCGGCGAGATCCTGCGGGGTGAACAGCTTGCCGCGCACGAGCCCGCGCTCCAGCCCGGGGTGACTGGCGGGTTCATGCTGCCGGGGGAGTTCTCGCTCGACCCCGTCACCTTTACCGCGAGCATGATCGCGCACGTTCAGGCGGCCGGCGCCCAGGTGCGCACCGGACTCGAGGCCCGCCGGCTCGGCGCTGGCGCGAGCGTGGTGTGCATGGACCGGACGGGCGCCGAGGTGACCGTCTCGGGCGACCGGGTCGTCGTGGCGGCAGGGGCGTGGACAACTCCGATCCTGCGCCGCTCCGGCATCCGCTCGGCCCCCGTCGTCTCGGGGAAGGGGTACAGCTACACCGTGCCGGTCGCCCAGCTGCCACGCACCCTCATCCACGCGATGGACCTCCACTGCGTCGCGATTCCGATGCACGGGCGACTGCGCATCGTCGGCATGATGGAATTCGACGGCCACCCCACGCGACTCAACCCGGCGCGCATTGAGGTGTTGACGCGGTTTGCGTCGAAGCTGGTCGCTGACGCCGACTGGGGTGCCCGCACCGAGGAGTGGGTCGGTGCCCGCCCGATGACCGCCGACGGGATGCCCCTGCTGGGCGCCGTGGCGGGCCGGCCCGAGGTGATCGTGGCTACGGGGCACAACATGCACGGGCTCTCGCTCG
- a CDS encoding ABC transporter substrate-binding protein, translated as MKTVKALVGMAAALAIIAAPLSAAQAADEPTESSLRLSSSMDEIDTLNPFTAVFNEALIVLDYEYQPLAGINETGDYGGILADDFSVDNTTWTYHIRDKATWSDGEPVTADDVVWTYEAVMGSKPLQVANGESVGNISSVTAVDDKTVEIETTAPTPLHPGILPIVPKHIWEKIDNPEEYPNTEDVVGSGPFIIEEYKQGTSITLKSNEHYWNGPTGVDKLHIVGFKNTDAAVLALRNGEIDMLGGLNSAQFDSLASVDGIEPYQVESKHFFNLTLNGGWKTTGGEAYGTQNPVLEDQAFRRAIGQAIDRKVLVDKVINGLGSEGPTILPPGSPGGFFTELEGVALPQGVEEAKKSLEAAGYTTDADGNRLDKNGAPITLRMMFNGGSTSNTAASEFIESWFKDLGIAMELKNTNWDEMGELIPKGDYDTYIDGWGVSQDPDYMLSINVCSTLPDEPGVSSSSQSGMCDPEYDKVFEAQHTELDPEKRKELVTEALTMIYEYGNTAMFYYDDALGAYNSDRLDNLLVVNGSPNNRFSIAQATIKGAEGESGDGGSGVPAVAIGVGIAAVVLAGGLIFAIRRKKSVDDRK; from the coding sequence ATGAAAACAGTGAAAGCTCTGGTCGGCATGGCGGCGGCACTCGCCATCATCGCCGCGCCCCTCTCCGCGGCACAAGCCGCCGATGAACCCACCGAGTCCTCGCTCCGCCTCTCGAGCTCAATGGACGAGATCGACACCCTCAACCCGTTCACCGCGGTGTTCAACGAGGCGCTCATCGTGCTGGACTACGAGTACCAGCCGCTCGCCGGCATCAACGAGACCGGCGATTACGGCGGGATCCTGGCCGACGACTTCTCGGTCGACAACACCACCTGGACCTATCACATTCGCGACAAGGCGACGTGGTCCGACGGCGAGCCGGTCACCGCGGACGACGTGGTCTGGACGTACGAGGCGGTCATGGGGAGCAAGCCCCTGCAGGTGGCCAACGGCGAGTCCGTCGGAAACATCAGCTCGGTGACCGCGGTCGACGACAAGACCGTCGAGATCGAAACCACCGCCCCGACCCCGCTGCACCCCGGGATCCTGCCCATCGTGCCCAAGCACATCTGGGAGAAGATCGACAACCCCGAGGAATACCCGAACACCGAGGACGTCGTCGGCAGCGGCCCGTTCATCATCGAGGAGTACAAGCAGGGCACCTCGATCACGCTGAAGTCGAACGAGCACTACTGGAACGGCCCGACGGGCGTCGACAAGCTGCACATTGTGGGCTTCAAGAACACCGACGCCGCCGTGCTCGCGCTGCGCAATGGCGAGATCGACATGCTCGGCGGCCTCAACTCTGCCCAGTTCGACTCACTCGCTTCGGTCGACGGCATCGAGCCCTATCAGGTGGAGTCGAAGCACTTCTTTAACCTGACGCTCAACGGTGGCTGGAAGACGACGGGCGGCGAGGCCTACGGCACGCAGAACCCGGTCCTCGAGGACCAGGCGTTCCGCCGGGCGATCGGCCAGGCGATCGACCGCAAGGTGCTCGTCGATAAGGTCATCAATGGCCTCGGCAGCGAGGGCCCGACCATCCTGCCCCCGGGAAGCCCCGGTGGGTTCTTCACCGAGCTCGAGGGCGTCGCCCTCCCGCAGGGCGTCGAAGAGGCAAAGAAGTCGCTCGAGGCCGCCGGGTACACCACCGACGCTGACGGGAACCGCCTCGACAAGAACGGTGCCCCCATCACGCTGCGCATGATGTTCAACGGCGGCAGCACGTCAAACACGGCGGCGTCCGAGTTCATTGAGTCGTGGTTCAAGGACCTCGGCATCGCGATGGAGCTGAAGAACACCAACTGGGACGAGATGGGCGAGCTGATCCCCAAGGGTGACTACGACACCTACATCGATGGCTGGGGCGTCTCGCAGGATCCCGATTACATGCTCTCGATCAACGTGTGCAGCACGCTGCCCGACGAGCCCGGCGTGTCGAGCTCGTCGCAGTCGGGCATGTGCGACCCCGAGTACGACAAGGTCTTCGAGGCGCAGCACACCGAGCTCGATCCCGAGAAGCGTAAGGAACTCGTCACCGAAGCGCTGACGATGATTTACGAGTACGGCAACACCGCGATGTTCTACTACGACGACGCGCTCGGCGCCTACAACTCCGACCGCCTCGACAACCTGCTCGTGGTCAACGGCTCGCCGAACAACCGATTCTCGATTGCTCAGGCCACCATCAAGGGCGCCGAAGGCGAGTCCGGCGACGGCGGATCCGGGGTCCCCGCGGTAGCGATCGGCGTCGGCATCGCTGCCGTCGTTCTCGCCGGCGGCCTCATCTTCGCGATTCGTCGCAAGAAGAGCGTCGACGACCGGAAGTAG
- a CDS encoding M20/M25/M40 family metallo-hydrolase, with translation MNTNASSKRGNAAAVSLLRELVHIETPSLNVAASARIAEVLTSHFTEIGAEVTLRPTSAGTNLIITAPGVGEPLLLVGHTDTVWPVGTLAEAMPWRETDGKLAGPGVYDMKSGIVVMHAALSRLAGTPHRAVRIVLVCDEEVGSPTSQAVLREASAGTVAALGFESPHPDGAFKIGRLGSTRIKLTAGGRAAHAALDPELGVSAIDELIDQLLHIRAITASPELPSPVLSNIGVIRGGALTNVVPASASAEIGLRFGDPATEEHVLRAIAALTPVRSGATFDCEQLSHRPAWLASAADRALLETVRAAALRVDQRVEGRPASGAGDTNLLGSLGHPTLDGFGPRGGGAHAENEHVLIDSLHERIELLVAVLMP, from the coding sequence ATGAACACCAACGCATCGAGCAAACGTGGCAACGCCGCCGCGGTCTCCCTGCTGCGGGAACTCGTCCATATTGAGACTCCCTCGCTGAATGTCGCCGCGAGCGCGCGGATCGCCGAGGTGCTCACCTCGCACTTCACTGAGATCGGCGCCGAAGTCACGCTGCGTCCGACCTCCGCCGGGACGAACCTCATCATCACCGCTCCCGGGGTGGGCGAACCCCTCCTCCTCGTCGGCCACACCGACACGGTGTGGCCGGTCGGAACCCTCGCCGAGGCAATGCCCTGGCGCGAGACGGACGGCAAGCTCGCCGGCCCCGGGGTCTACGACATGAAGAGCGGGATTGTCGTCATGCACGCCGCGCTCTCTCGGCTCGCAGGGACGCCACACCGCGCCGTGCGGATCGTTCTCGTGTGCGACGAAGAGGTGGGCTCCCCCACCAGCCAGGCGGTATTGCGAGAGGCCAGCGCCGGAACTGTGGCGGCCCTCGGCTTCGAGTCCCCCCACCCCGATGGGGCCTTCAAAATCGGCAGACTCGGCAGCACGCGTATCAAGCTCACGGCCGGTGGACGGGCCGCACACGCGGCGCTCGACCCGGAACTCGGGGTATCAGCGATCGACGAGCTCATTGATCAGCTCCTGCACATCCGAGCGATCACGGCCTCGCCCGAGCTTCCCTCGCCGGTGCTCAGCAACATCGGTGTCATCCGCGGCGGTGCCCTCACGAACGTCGTACCCGCCAGCGCAAGCGCCGAGATCGGCCTGAGATTCGGCGATCCGGCGACCGAGGAACACGTGTTGCGGGCGATCGCCGCGCTGACCCCGGTCCGCTCCGGGGCGACCTTCGACTGCGAACAGCTCAGCCACCGGCCCGCGTGGTTGGCCTCCGCGGCGGACCGTGCGCTGCTCGAGACGGTTCGCGCTGCCGCGCTCCGCGTCGATCAGCGCGTCGAGGGGCGCCCGGCCAGCGGCGCCGGCGACACCAATCTGCTCGGCTCCCTCGGCCACCCCACGCTGGACGGATTTGGCCCGCGAGGCGGCGGGGCTCACGCCGAGAACGAGCACGTCCTGATCGATTCGCTGCACGAGCGCATCGAGCTCCTGGTGGCGGTGCTGATGCCATGA
- a CDS encoding ABC transporter permease → MNRENPSTTAPDTGAPPHSPRASDEAADVRHTGSTWRYLLVKAGGSAVSLLMVVVLGFFAFRVLPGDPVAVLTRGRQVTNEQIAQLRDQLGLDRPILVQFWEYLVGLLKGDLGDSFVFRTPVTQLMGQYVGPTLLLMSVSMVLTVSIGVWVGQRAAWKRGGWFDRSATWTSLFFWSMPTFWFGLLLLLVFSGTGLFPSSGMTTVGAGYTGWAYVLDVARHLVLPVLALSIASYAQYVLIMRSSLLEELGQDYLVTARAKGLPEDLVRRRHALPNALLPTVTMIFLQLAGLISGAVTVETVFSWPGLGYLTFQAIQGPDFPVLQGTFVVFSSIVIFMNFFADILYRAIDPRVRAA, encoded by the coding sequence ATGAATCGCGAGAATCCGAGCACCACCGCCCCCGACACCGGGGCACCGCCGCACTCTCCCCGCGCAAGCGACGAGGCGGCGGACGTCCGGCACACCGGGAGCACCTGGAGATACCTCCTGGTGAAGGCGGGTGGCTCCGCAGTGAGCCTCCTGATGGTGGTGGTGCTCGGATTCTTCGCATTCCGGGTCCTTCCCGGCGACCCCGTGGCCGTGCTGACCCGCGGCCGCCAGGTCACGAACGAGCAGATTGCCCAGTTGCGAGATCAGCTCGGCTTGGATCGCCCGATTCTGGTCCAGTTCTGGGAATACCTCGTCGGCCTTCTCAAAGGCGACCTCGGAGACTCCTTCGTGTTCCGCACCCCCGTGACGCAGCTCATGGGGCAGTATGTCGGCCCGACGCTTCTGCTCATGAGCGTCTCGATGGTCCTCACCGTCAGCATCGGGGTCTGGGTCGGTCAGCGTGCCGCGTGGAAGCGGGGCGGCTGGTTCGACCGCTCCGCGACCTGGACCTCGCTGTTCTTCTGGTCGATGCCCACCTTCTGGTTCGGGCTCCTCCTCCTCCTCGTCTTCTCGGGCACGGGACTCTTCCCGAGCAGCGGCATGACCACGGTCGGCGCCGGCTACACCGGGTGGGCTTACGTGCTCGATGTCGCGCGCCACCTGGTGCTCCCGGTCCTGGCGCTCTCGATCGCTTCGTACGCCCAGTACGTCCTCATCATGCGCTCCTCACTGCTCGAGGAACTCGGGCAGGACTACCTCGTCACTGCGCGAGCCAAGGGCCTTCCCGAGGACCTCGTGCGGCGCCGACACGCGCTTCCGAATGCGCTCCTGCCGACCGTGACCATGATCTTCCTGCAGCTCGCAGGGCTCATCAGCGGAGCTGTCACGGTCGAGACCGTGTTCTCGTGGCCGGGGCTTGGATACCTCACCTTCCAGGCGATCCAGGGCCCCGATTTCCCGGTCTTGCAGGGCACGTTCGTCGTGTTCTCCTCGATCGTGATCTTCATGAACTTCTTCGCCGACATCCTGTACCGGGCGATCGACCCGCGGGTGCGCGCAGCATGA
- a CDS encoding type 1 glutamine amidotransferase: MPNAPRILVVINHPDSGPRRLGTWLSDAGADVHEVFGGDGLPAGLAGFDGLVLLGGGFMPDDYAHAPWLVQERALVREAIDRDLPTLGICLGAQVIADVDGGEVRANYGPKERGSTVIRPTARGREDTLFVGFGAAAPMIENHEDMITRLPESAVLLASSDAVENQAFLIGAHVRGVQFHPEAGAANLANWDDAALGEEGFDRAEMIREALAVDDENTVASRALVEAFAAEVRAASLLEAARPTRGAAS; this comes from the coding sequence TTGCCTAACGCGCCCCGCATTCTTGTTGTGATCAACCACCCGGACTCGGGCCCCCGGAGGCTGGGCACCTGGCTCTCGGACGCGGGCGCCGATGTGCACGAGGTGTTTGGCGGGGACGGCCTGCCCGCGGGCCTCGCGGGTTTTGATGGGCTGGTGCTGCTCGGTGGCGGGTTCATGCCGGACGACTACGCGCACGCACCGTGGTTGGTGCAGGAGCGGGCACTCGTGCGCGAGGCGATCGATCGGGACCTTCCCACGCTCGGCATCTGCCTCGGGGCGCAGGTCATCGCTGACGTCGACGGGGGTGAGGTGCGCGCAAACTACGGTCCGAAAGAGCGCGGCAGCACTGTCATTCGCCCGACCGCGCGAGGTCGCGAAGACACGCTGTTCGTCGGCTTTGGCGCTGCGGCCCCCATGATCGAGAATCACGAGGACATGATCACTCGGCTGCCCGAGTCGGCGGTCCTGCTCGCGTCGAGCGACGCGGTCGAGAACCAGGCCTTTCTCATCGGCGCGCACGTGCGCGGGGTGCAGTTCCACCCAGAGGCTGGCGCCGCGAACCTCGCGAATTGGGACGACGCGGCGCTCGGAGAAGAGGGCTTCGACCGGGCCGAGATGATCCGTGAAGCCCTGGCCGTGGACGACGAGAACACCGTCGCCAGCCGTGCTCTCGTCGAGGCGTTCGCCGCGGAGGTCCGCGCCGCCTCGCTGCTCGAAGCCGCGCGGCCAACACGCGGTGCCGCCTCGTGA
- a CDS encoding GNAT family N-acetyltransferase — MIISSPVGAAIVAHLDPAGAGGASGRPGLIGRELLRFEDVQAANELYGRVFAYQDPSFALNPNLLFALKDNGGSVVGVFTADERLVGFAYGFAGKDASGSEYHYSQATVVDPEFQGKGLGRQLKMLQRRVAERWGHRSMRWTFDPVLVRNGHFNFSTLGAIGTDYLADYYGRPGTDRLLAEWALGTGADHASDLRETAAPLLDRGSWGQAVPQGEAVWVPLPAAAGAAEHLRTRLADTLRAQFAAGRVIIDCRRLEPETTAYLFVPRTALAADHPSPAVPRQEQS; from the coding sequence ATGATCATTTCGTCCCCGGTGGGTGCCGCAATTGTCGCGCACCTCGACCCCGCCGGCGCGGGCGGAGCGTCGGGGCGCCCCGGGCTGATCGGCCGCGAACTCCTGAGGTTTGAGGACGTGCAGGCGGCCAACGAACTCTACGGCCGGGTGTTCGCGTACCAGGACCCCAGCTTCGCGCTGAACCCGAACCTGCTCTTCGCGCTGAAGGACAACGGTGGCTCGGTGGTCGGAGTATTCACGGCCGACGAGCGGCTTGTCGGCTTCGCCTACGGGTTTGCGGGGAAAGACGCCTCCGGGAGCGAGTACCACTATTCGCAGGCGACGGTAGTCGACCCCGAGTTCCAGGGCAAGGGCCTCGGCCGGCAGCTGAAGATGCTGCAGCGCCGGGTCGCCGAGCGTTGGGGGCACCGGAGCATGCGGTGGACCTTCGACCCAGTCCTGGTGCGCAATGGACACTTCAACTTCTCGACGCTCGGTGCGATCGGAACCGACTACCTCGCCGACTACTACGGGCGCCCGGGCACGGACCGTCTGCTGGCTGAATGGGCGCTCGGCACGGGTGCCGACCACGCGAGCGACCTGCGCGAAACTGCCGCGCCGCTGCTCGACCGCGGCAGCTGGGGCCAGGCGGTGCCGCAGGGCGAGGCAGTCTGGGTGCCGTTGCCCGCCGCGGCCGGCGCGGCCGAGCACCTGCGTACGCGCCTCGCGGACACGCTTCGCGCCCAGTTTGCGGCGGGACGGGTGATCATCGACTGTCGGCGGCTCGAACCCGAAACGACCGCGTACCTTTTCGTTCCGCGAACCGCGCTCGCCGCGGACCACCCTTCACCAGCAGTACCTCGACAGGAGCAATCATGA
- the menC gene encoding o-succinylbenzoate synthase — protein MTPPMRIDRVRLFLLELPLLHSFQTSSHRKSAIAHVLVELTDADGAVGWGEIASPSDPYFCAETTETAWEIATRYLVPATLGAEWSRPEDCDAAFAKVRGNEFARAGFVGAAWDLHARRRGVSLAAALGGTRTEVVAGVSLGIESSIDALLVQVAAQLEAGYGRVKLKIAPGWDVEVVRAVRAAFPGIDLHVDANGAYPRTAESTAVFRTLDESALTMIEQPFGVRDFLAHAELQGQIDTPVCLDESIVGVEDIETMLRLDAGRIVNIKVSRMGGLTQAKRAHDVAAAAEVPVWCGGMHEFGVGRAANVAISSLPNFSLPSDVSGSDKYYASDIVSPPVRALGGRVPVPRAAGLGHEVDVERVIEWASRSFDSAAVDELSTQRRVRS, from the coding sequence ATGACGCCGCCGATGCGGATCGATCGGGTGCGACTGTTCCTTTTGGAGCTGCCGCTCCTGCACAGCTTCCAGACGAGCTCGCACCGCAAGTCGGCCATTGCCCACGTGCTCGTCGAGCTCACGGACGCCGACGGGGCCGTCGGCTGGGGCGAGATCGCGTCGCCGAGCGACCCCTACTTCTGCGCGGAAACGACCGAGACCGCATGGGAGATCGCCACGCGCTACCTGGTCCCGGCCACGCTGGGCGCGGAGTGGAGTCGCCCTGAGGACTGCGACGCGGCGTTTGCGAAGGTGCGCGGGAACGAGTTCGCGCGGGCCGGCTTCGTCGGTGCCGCTTGGGATCTGCACGCACGCAGACGCGGCGTATCGCTCGCGGCGGCGCTTGGCGGCACCCGCACCGAGGTCGTCGCGGGGGTGTCTCTCGGAATTGAGTCGTCGATCGACGCCCTGCTCGTGCAGGTGGCGGCCCAGCTCGAGGCCGGGTACGGGCGCGTCAAGCTCAAGATCGCGCCGGGTTGGGACGTCGAGGTCGTCCGTGCCGTGCGCGCGGCCTTCCCCGGCATCGACCTCCACGTCGACGCGAACGGCGCCTACCCGCGCACCGCGGAGTCGACGGCGGTCTTCCGGACGCTCGACGAGAGTGCGCTCACCATGATCGAGCAGCCGTTCGGGGTGCGCGACTTCCTCGCCCATGCCGAGCTGCAGGGTCAGATTGATACGCCCGTCTGCCTCGACGAGTCGATCGTCGGGGTCGAGGACATCGAGACGATGCTGCGGCTCGACGCGGGACGAATCGTGAATATCAAGGTCTCCCGCATGGGCGGCTTGACCCAGGCGAAGCGGGCGCACGACGTCGCTGCCGCCGCCGAGGTGCCCGTGTGGTGCGGGGGCATGCACGAGTTCGGGGTGGGCCGGGCGGCCAACGTGGCAATCTCCTCCCTCCCGAACTTCTCGTTGCCGTCCGACGTATCGGGTTCCGATAAGTACTACGCGAGCGACATCGTCAGCCCGCCAGTGCGCGCCCTGGGCGGCCGAGTTCCGGTGCCCCGGGCCGCCGGCCTCGGGCACGAGGTGGACGTGGAGCGAGTGATTGAGTGGGCCAGTCGGAGCTTCGACTCGGCGGCGGTCGACGAGCTCTCGACGCAGCGCAGGGTCCGCTCGTGA
- a CDS encoding dipeptidase translates to MSALIPVIDGHNDLAWACRELRGYATGGLDESVPSLHTDIARLRLGGVTGQFWSVWVDPVLAGAEQVVATLEQIDFVQRLIDAYPEHLRSARTAAEVRAAMRDGRIASLIGVEGGEQLGGSLAVLRQYARLGARYLTLTWSRTTGWADSATDESRHGGLSDFGRAVVREMNRVGLLVDLAHVAPATMRHVLAESRRPVIVSHSGAWELCKHRRNVPDDVLALIGASGGVVMVAFVPSFLTEARRQWVEAGEAGDPPHVGVADVADHLDHIREVAGPQAVGIGADYDGTDSMPDGLGDVSGYPALFAELRGRGWSEDELRGLASENVLRVLERADPDYEAFLAGRAGEPEPAAIVPAVDTTMKLERRLA, encoded by the coding sequence GTGAGCGCACTGATACCCGTGATCGACGGACACAACGACCTGGCATGGGCCTGCCGGGAGCTGCGCGGCTACGCCACCGGCGGGCTCGACGAGTCGGTGCCGAGCCTGCACACCGACATCGCTCGCCTCCGGCTGGGCGGGGTCACCGGGCAGTTCTGGTCGGTGTGGGTCGACCCGGTGCTCGCGGGCGCCGAACAGGTGGTCGCGACCCTCGAGCAGATTGACTTCGTGCAGCGGCTGATCGACGCGTACCCGGAACACCTGCGATCGGCGCGGACCGCCGCCGAGGTGCGCGCGGCGATGCGCGACGGGCGTATCGCGTCGCTCATCGGGGTCGAGGGCGGGGAACAGCTCGGCGGCTCCCTCGCCGTGCTGCGCCAATACGCGCGACTGGGCGCCCGGTATCTGACCTTGACCTGGTCGCGGACGACCGGGTGGGCAGACTCCGCGACCGACGAGTCGCGACACGGTGGCCTGTCCGACTTTGGCAGAGCGGTGGTGCGCGAGATGAATCGCGTGGGCTTGCTGGTCGACCTCGCCCACGTGGCCCCGGCGACGATGCGTCACGTGCTGGCGGAAAGCCGGCGCCCGGTGATCGTCAGTCACTCCGGGGCGTGGGAGCTGTGCAAGCACCGCCGTAATGTGCCCGACGACGTGCTCGCGCTGATTGGCGCGTCCGGGGGTGTCGTCATGGTCGCCTTCGTGCCCTCGTTCCTCACGGAAGCGCGACGGCAGTGGGTCGAGGCGGGAGAGGCTGGCGATCCGCCACACGTGGGGGTCGCGGACGTCGCGGACCACCTCGATCACATCCGCGAGGTGGCCGGGCCGCAGGCGGTCGGCATCGGCGCGGACTACGACGGAACCGACTCGATGCCCGACGGGCTCGGCGACGTGTCCGGGTACCCGGCGCTGTTCGCGGAGCTCCGCGGCCGAGGCTGGTCGGAGGACGAGCTGCGCGGCCTGGCCAGCGAGAATGTGCTGCGCGTGCTGGAGCGCGCCGACCCGGACTACGAGGCCTTCCTCGCCGGGAGGGCCGGCGAACCGGAACCGGCAGCGATTGTTCCGGCCGTCGATACAACAATGAAACTGGAGAGAAGACTTGCCTAA
- a CDS encoding ABC transporter permease, with product MDTATVAIASPRQLARRRRADAFRANWRAFARQPGGLLGLVVLVIVTLLAVFAPVIADVSVLDPTKAPGRPFEAPSAEFWFGTDHLGRPVLPLLIWGARTSLTVGIAATIMSMVIGTLMGLLAGTMRGWRSAVIMRVIDFFLVIPGLVLAIVLGAVLGSSTFTIVVAIGVTSWAGTARMIRAQTLSLESRGYVERSRALGASQAHITWRHILPGVMPLVLANTSLAVGVAIISEATLAFLGINGGGISWGTMLQQAMGSGAAVAGFWWLIVAPGLAILVVVLAFTLVSRALETVVNPTLGDR from the coding sequence ATGGACACTGCAACCGTGGCAATTGCCAGCCCCCGGCAGCTCGCGCGCCGACGGCGGGCGGACGCGTTCCGCGCCAACTGGCGCGCCTTCGCGCGACAGCCGGGAGGTCTCCTCGGGCTCGTGGTGCTCGTCATCGTGACGCTCCTCGCGGTCTTCGCCCCGGTCATCGCCGACGTCTCCGTCCTCGACCCGACGAAGGCCCCGGGCAGGCCATTCGAAGCGCCGTCGGCCGAGTTTTGGTTCGGCACCGATCATCTCGGGCGCCCGGTGCTGCCGTTGCTCATCTGGGGCGCGCGCACCTCGCTCACGGTCGGCATTGCCGCCACGATCATGTCGATGGTCATCGGCACGTTGATGGGACTGCTCGCCGGCACCATGCGCGGCTGGCGATCGGCCGTCATTATGCGCGTGATCGACTTCTTCCTCGTAATTCCCGGGCTGGTGCTCGCGATCGTGCTCGGCGCGGTGCTGGGATCGAGCACCTTCACGATCGTCGTTGCGATCGGCGTGACCTCGTGGGCCGGCACCGCCCGCATGATCCGGGCGCAGACACTCTCGCTCGAGTCGCGCGGATACGTCGAGCGTTCTCGGGCGCTCGGGGCGTCGCAGGCGCACATCACCTGGCGGCACATCCTCCCGGGAGTAATGCCGCTCGTGCTCGCCAACACCTCACTCGCCGTCGGCGTCGCGATCATCTCTGAGGCGACGCTGGCGTTCCTCGGGATCAACGGCGGCGGGATCTCCTGGGGCACGATGCTCCAGCAGGCAATGGGCAGCGGCGCAGCGGTGGCGGGATTCTGGTGGCTCATTGTCGCCCCCGGCCTCGCGATCCTCGTCGTGGTGCTCGCCTTTACGCTCGTCAGCCGGGCGCTCGAAACCGTCGTCAACCCGACTCTGGGAGACCGCTAA